Proteins from one Malaya genurostris strain Urasoe2022 chromosome 2, Malgen_1.1, whole genome shotgun sequence genomic window:
- the LOC131428542 gene encoding protein PRRC1-like — MSENQKKTGNILSNINPPSELPSFITAVAPPVDQQPSVASVDQQNEESSKKGTETDPFIPTTFSPAIPANKDTNYNAQGDPEAAAVSGKTSRDFASMVLHPEPLAEALSPITQSGSALFGWMKGAVSQNGILQKVAEKAKSSVDTIVTTLDPQMKEYINSGGDTEVIVASDKDDKVRPIREAFQTVFGKATVIGLPTQAAGIAAQPVGFSAGLKGAEHRINFIRAENPRVDDHLPVVAVENFLVELFPEQWFDAGVIVLFDYAKNILLKTVTQMTPIPLPVIASIQADTSDDYQLKDTGFAVTVGSVMAKNLNTNHTEWHKTYTSVSRSEMILSAAKTIATLYKQAVTEYFASTFGTSISSSE; from the exons ATGTCAGAGAACCAAAAGAAGACAGGAAATATACTATCAAATATTAACCCGCCTTCAGAATTACCAAGTTTTATAACTGCAGTAGCACCTCCAGTAGACCAGCAGCCTTCCGTCGCTAGTGTTGATCAACAGAATGAAGAGTCTTCCAAAAAGGGAACTGAAACGGATCCGTTTATTCCGACCACTTTTAGCCCTGCGATTCCTGCTAACAAGGATACCAATTATAATGCACAAGGAGATCCCGAAGCAGCTGCAGTTAGCGGTAAGACTAGCCGAGATTTCGCTAGCATGGTGCTACATCCGGAACCGTTAGCTGAGGCCCTGAGTCCTATCACGCAGAGTGGTTCAGCCCTATTCGGTTGGATGAAAGGAGCTGTTAGCCAGAACGGTATTTTGCAGAAAGTGGCCGAAAAAGCCAAGAGTTCGGTGGATACGATTGTGACGACTTTAGATCCTCAAATGAAAGAGTATATTA ACTCTGGAGGAGACACGGAAGTGATTGTTGCATCCGACAAAGACGACAAAGTTCGTCCGATAAGAGAAGCTTTTCAAACGGTTTTTGGTAAAGCAACTGTTAT TGGCCTTCCAACACAAGCAGCAGGAATTGCAGCGCAGCCTGTTGGATTTTCAGCTGGATTGAAGGGAGCTGAACATAGGATCAATTTTATTCGAGCGGAAAATCCTCGTGTGGATGACCATTTACCAGTAGTTGCCGTTGAGAATTTTTTGGTGGAGCTGTTTCCTGAGCA ATGGTTTGATGCTGGAGTTATTGTGTTGTTCGACTACGCTAAGAATATTTTGCTTAAGACTGTAACTCAAATGACACCGATTCCATTACCTGTGATTGCATCCATTCAAGCAGACACATCAGACGATTATCAGCTGAAGGACACAGGTTTCGCTGTAACTGTCGGTAGTGTGATGGCGAAAAATTTGAAT ACAAACCATACAGAATGGCACAAAACATATACCTCGGTGAgccgatcggaaatgattctaAGTGCGGCCAAAACTATTGCTACCTTATACAAGCAAGCTGTGACGGAATATTTCGCGAGCACCTTCGGAACTTCGATAAGTTCAAGTGAATAA
- the LOC131428543 gene encoding sorting nexin-2, with amino-acid sequence MENNGTGDEQQTGQPPLFDNVDITSPDDENENDIFESAIQEPLSPVLEDIPTTESGDVFIEISVSEPQKVGDGIGSYLAFKVSTKTNILKFKKRQFYTLRRFSDFLGLHDLLVSKYLRLGRIIPPAPKKNLIGSTKVKMGSQPQNEPGTIVNLEWVEHRRASLERFLNRVAQHPYLCQDSDFVNFLESDQELPRAVNTAALSGAGVMRLFNKVGETVNKITYKMDETDPWFNDKINEVETIDAHMQKLHSAIKALVTHRRELAILTGGVAKSAALLSTCEEHTGLSQALSQLADVEEKVELLRSEQANSDRFILSETIKDYIGLFGAIKDVFHERVKVFQNWQHAQMQLTKKRENKAKLELQERRDKLDLAQKEVEEWEAKVQRCQKEFDNISSEIKKEMERFELNRARDFKLTIVKYLEDQMAHQQQQMKYWEAIVPVAKEIA; translated from the exons ATGGAGAACAACGGAACAGGCGACGAGCAACAAACTGGACAACCTCCTCTTTTCGACAATGTAGATATCACTTCTCCGGATGATGAGAATGAGAACGACATCTTCGAGTCCGCCATTCAG GAACCACTCTCCCCGGTGTTGGAAGATATTCCAACCACCGAATCAGGAGACGTTttcattgaaatatcggtatccgAGCCGCAAAAAGTCGGTGATGGTATAGGCTCCTATTTGGCGTTCAA agtaTCAACCAAAACCAACATACTTAAGTTCAAAAAGCGCCAATTTTACACGCTGCGTCGCTTCAGCGACTTCCTGGGTTTACATGATTTATTAGTAAGTAAGTACCTTCGGCTCGGGCGAATCATTCCGCCTGCGCCTAAGAAAAACCTAATCGGATCAACCAAGGTAAAGATGGGTAGTCAACCACAAAACGAACCGGGAACAATAGTCAATCTGGAGTGGGTAGAGCATAGACGTGCCTCATTAGAACGATTCCTTAATCGGGTCGCCCAACATCCTTATCTGTGTCAGGATAgtgattttgtaaattttttggaAAGCGATCAAGAGCTCCCGCGTGCAGTCAACACGGCCGCTCTCAGCGGAGCCGGTGTCATGAGACTGTTCAATAAAGTCGGTGAgacggtcaataaaattacatataaaatggaCGAAACTGACCCTTGGTTCAATGATAAAATTAACGAAGTAGAGACTATCGATGCCCACATGCAAAAATTGCATTCAGCCATCAAGGCACTCGTAACCCATCGCCGTGAGTTGGCCATTCTAACCGGAGGTGTGGCTAAATCGGCAGCTTTGTTAAGCACCTGTGAAGAACATACCGGACTTTCGCAAGCGCTCTCTCAGTTAGCCGACGTGGAGGAGAAAGTTGAACTTCTCCGTTCCGAACAAGCTAATTCGGATCGTTTCATTCTGTCGGAAACGATCAAGGATTACATCGGCCTGTTTGGGGCAATAAAAGATGTGTTTCACGAACGTGTGAAGGTGTTTCAAAATTGGCAGCATGCCCAAATGCAACTTACCAAAAAGCGTGAGAATAAAGCCAAGTTGGAGCTCCAAGAACGAAGAGATAAGTTGGATCTGGCACAGAAAGAAGTTGAAGAG TGGGAAGCTAAGGTGCAACGTTGCCAGAAGGAATTTGACAATATTTCAAGTGAAATTAAAAAGGAAATGGAACGCTTCGAACTGAATCGTGCACGTGATTTCAAATTGACCATTGTAAAGTATTTGGAAGACCAGATGGCGCACCAGCAACAG CAAATGAAATACTGGGAAGCAATCGTACCGGTGGCTAAAGAAATTGCTTGA